One Amycolatopsis sp. NBC_00355 genomic window carries:
- the xylB gene encoding xylulokinase: MTAELVAGIDSSTQSTKVVVCDAVTGEIVRTGRAPHPDGTEVDPAAWWEAFETATTGLLDDVKAIGIGGQQHGMVTLDETGDVVRPALLWNDNRSAQAALDLIDELGGPSVWAKSVGSVPVASFTVTKLRWLAEHEPKLADRVARVLLPHDWLTWKLTGGDPVTDRGDASGTGYFSPSDNAYRLDVLAHAFGGRTPELPTVLGPADTAGHTKGGVLVSAGTGDNMAAALALELQPGDVVVSLGTSGTVFGVAETGAADATGEVAGFADATGRFLPLACTLNAARVLTSTAAMLGATLSEFDRLALRAEPGAGGLTFLPYLDGERTPNLPDATGSLTGLTRANMTPENLARSAVEGMLCGLAAGLDAVRAHGLDVHRVLLIGGGAQSAAVRAVAPLVFGVPVQLPEVAEYVAIGAARQAAWALTSGAEPPSWQGKNKTRLELDEPTEAQRAEGHRIQQRHLEAREAAHGVRRTFGED, from the coding sequence ATGACAGCTGAGCTGGTGGCCGGCATCGATTCGTCCACGCAGTCGACCAAGGTCGTCGTGTGTGACGCCGTGACCGGGGAGATCGTCCGCACCGGCCGCGCGCCGCACCCGGACGGCACGGAGGTCGACCCCGCGGCCTGGTGGGAGGCCTTCGAAACCGCCACAACCGGCCTGCTCGACGACGTCAAGGCCATCGGTATCGGCGGCCAGCAGCACGGCATGGTGACGCTCGACGAAACCGGCGACGTCGTCCGGCCCGCGCTGCTCTGGAACGACAACCGCTCGGCGCAGGCCGCGCTCGACCTGATCGACGAGCTCGGCGGGCCGTCCGTCTGGGCGAAGTCCGTCGGCTCGGTGCCGGTCGCCAGCTTCACCGTCACGAAGCTGCGGTGGCTGGCCGAACACGAGCCGAAGCTCGCCGACCGCGTCGCCCGCGTGCTGCTGCCGCACGACTGGCTGACCTGGAAGCTCACCGGCGGCGACCCGGTGACCGACCGCGGTGACGCGTCCGGCACCGGCTACTTCTCGCCGTCCGACAACGCCTACCGCCTCGACGTCCTCGCGCACGCCTTCGGCGGCCGGACGCCGGAGCTGCCGACCGTGCTCGGCCCGGCCGACACCGCCGGCCACACGAAGGGCGGCGTGCTCGTCTCCGCCGGCACCGGCGACAACATGGCCGCCGCGCTCGCGCTCGAACTGCAGCCGGGTGACGTCGTCGTGTCGCTCGGCACCAGCGGCACCGTGTTCGGCGTCGCCGAGACCGGCGCGGCCGACGCGACCGGCGAGGTCGCCGGGTTCGCCGACGCCACCGGCCGCTTCCTCCCGCTGGCCTGCACGCTCAACGCCGCGCGGGTGCTGACGTCGACCGCGGCGATGCTCGGCGCGACGCTGAGCGAGTTCGACCGGCTCGCCCTGCGTGCCGAGCCCGGCGCCGGCGGCCTGACGTTCCTGCCTTACCTGGATGGCGAACGCACCCCGAACCTGCCTGACGCCACCGGCTCGCTGACCGGCCTGACCCGGGCGAACATGACGCCGGAGAACCTCGCGCGCAGTGCCGTCGAGGGCATGCTGTGCGGCCTGGCCGCCGGTCTCGACGCGGTTCGCGCGCACGGCCTCGACGTCCACCGCGTGCTGCTGATCGGCGGCGGGGCGCAGTCGGCCGCCGTCCGCGCGGTCGCGCCGCTCGTGTTCGGCGTGCCCGTGCAGCTGCCCGAGGTCGCCGAGTACGTCGCCATCGGCGCGGCGCGGCAGGCGGCCTGGGCCCTGACTTCCGGTGCGGAACCCCCGTCCTGGCAAGGAAAGAACAAGACGCGGCTCGAGCTGGACGAGCCGACCGAGGCGCAGCGCGCCGAGGGCCACCGGATCCAGCAGCGCCACCTCGAAGCGCGCGAAGCCGCGCACGGGGTCCGGCGGACTTTCGGAGAGGACTGA
- the alr gene encoding alanine racemase, with product MSSSLPRAQVDIDLDAIRHNLALLGARAPGAEVMAVVKADAYGHGALPVARAAVEAGASWLGTCSLGEALDLRRAGITTRLFSWLDVPEVDFAAGVEADVDLAASSVGELARIAAAVPTGTRARVHLKIDTGLSRNGCPPAGWAELVAAAAAEPRVDVVAIWSHLACADEPGHPSIDAQAKRFDEAYDVARAAGLDPQRHLANSAAVLTRPDLHFDIVRPGIAMYGLNPVPQAEDLRPAMTFRSAVALVKRIEAGESVSYGHTWTASRDTNLALVPAGYADGVPRSLSGRMDVWLGGQRRPVVGRVCMDQLIVDCGDDEPEVGDEVVLFGRGMKGEPTAREWADKLGTIDYEIVTSMYRPRVRRRYLGAAS from the coding sequence ATGTCCTCCAGTCTTCCCAGGGCCCAGGTCGACATCGACCTCGACGCGATCCGCCACAACCTCGCGCTGCTGGGCGCCCGCGCGCCCGGCGCCGAAGTGATGGCCGTGGTGAAGGCCGACGCCTACGGCCACGGCGCGCTGCCGGTGGCGCGCGCCGCGGTCGAGGCCGGCGCGAGCTGGCTCGGCACCTGCTCGCTCGGCGAGGCCTTGGACCTGCGCCGCGCCGGGATCACGACCCGGCTGTTCAGCTGGCTCGACGTGCCCGAGGTCGACTTCGCCGCGGGCGTCGAGGCGGACGTCGACCTCGCCGCCAGCTCGGTGGGTGAGCTGGCTCGCATCGCCGCGGCCGTCCCAACGGGTACCCGGGCGCGTGTGCACCTCAAAATCGACACCGGCCTCTCCCGCAACGGCTGCCCGCCCGCCGGCTGGGCCGAGCTGGTCGCGGCCGCCGCGGCCGAACCGCGCGTCGACGTCGTCGCGATCTGGTCCCACCTCGCGTGCGCCGACGAACCGGGCCACCCGTCGATCGACGCCCAGGCGAAGCGCTTCGACGAGGCCTACGACGTCGCCCGCGCCGCCGGGCTCGACCCGCAACGCCACCTCGCGAACTCCGCGGCCGTGCTGACCCGGCCGGATCTGCACTTCGACATCGTGCGGCCGGGCATCGCGATGTACGGCCTCAACCCCGTGCCGCAGGCCGAGGACCTGCGCCCGGCCATGACGTTCCGGTCCGCCGTCGCGCTGGTCAAGCGCATCGAGGCCGGGGAATCGGTGTCCTACGGGCACACCTGGACGGCGTCGCGCGACACGAACCTGGCCCTGGTGCCCGCGGGGTACGCCGACGGCGTGCCGCGGTCGCTGTCGGGCCGGATGGATGTCTGGCTCGGCGGGCAACGGCGTCCGGTCGTCGGGCGCGTCTGCATGGACCAGCTGATCGTCGACTGCGGTGACGACGAGCCCGAGGTCGGTGACGAAGTCGTCCTGTTCGGGCGGGGGATGAAGGGCGAGCCGACCGCGCGCGAATGGGCCGACAAGCTCGGCACGATCGACTACGAGATCGTGACGTCGATGTACCGCCCGCGGGTGCGGCGCCGGTATCTGGGAGCGGCCTCGTGA
- a CDS encoding DeoR/GlpR family DNA-binding transcription regulator — protein sequence MSGGTGPGDRKTRPSDAVVEQRRQDILDHVIEQGEARIDDLTARFKVSLMTIHRDLDDLDERRLLRKLRGKVAAYPALTIETAARFRDTLHHGEKDALGEAAAKHVQPGQTVFVDDSTTLLPLVKRLAEIDALTVVTNSLHAARLLGPRVDVVLAGGRYSHEYDSCAGPEVLNLLDSIRADVAFVSVTAVAIGRLYHPDRDYAELKKAALRVANHNVLVVDHSKFGRTATYAHGDVGDYDLLITGETTPTEEIEAALNAGTAIEIVEHVEEGQPYDS from the coding sequence GTGAGCGGCGGCACAGGACCTGGAGACCGGAAGACCCGGCCGTCCGACGCCGTCGTCGAGCAGCGGCGGCAGGACATCCTCGATCACGTCATCGAGCAGGGCGAGGCCCGCATCGACGACCTCACCGCCCGGTTCAAGGTCAGTCTGATGACCATCCACCGCGACCTCGACGACCTCGACGAACGTCGTCTTCTGCGCAAGCTCCGCGGCAAGGTCGCGGCCTATCCCGCGCTCACCATCGAGACCGCCGCCCGCTTCCGCGACACCCTCCACCACGGGGAGAAGGACGCTCTCGGCGAGGCGGCCGCGAAGCACGTCCAGCCCGGCCAGACCGTCTTCGTCGACGACTCGACGACGCTCCTCCCGCTGGTCAAGCGGCTCGCGGAGATCGACGCGCTCACCGTCGTCACCAACTCGCTGCACGCCGCGCGCCTGCTCGGGCCGCGGGTCGACGTCGTGCTCGCCGGCGGGCGCTACAGCCACGAGTACGACTCCTGCGCCGGGCCCGAGGTGCTGAACCTGCTGGACAGCATCCGCGCCGACGTCGCGTTCGTCTCGGTCACCGCCGTCGCGATCGGGCGGCTCTACCACCCCGATCGCGACTACGCGGAGCTGAAGAAGGCCGCGCTGCGGGTCGCGAACCACAACGTCCTCGTCGTCGACCACTCGAAGTTCGGGCGCACCGCGACCTACGCGCACGGCGACGTCGGCGACTACGACCTGCTGATCACCGGCGAGACCACGCCGACCGAGGAAATCGAGGCGGCGCTCAACGCGGGCACCGCGATCGAGATCGTCGAACACGTCGAGGAGGGGCAGCCGTATGACAGCTGA
- a CDS encoding NAD(P)H-hydrate dehydratase, which produces MQGIWTTERIREAEGRLFAVTPEGELMRRASFGLAVRLAEFLGEHTGTVSGRRVVLLVGSGDNGGDALWAGAFLRRRGVAVTAVLLGSRAHEAGLAALRRAGGRVVSGEDGPQWIARADVVVDGIIGISGHGSLRPDAARLVSLVEAPIVAVDLPSGVDPDTGAVDGPAVRADLTVTFGGRKPVHVLAPTWCGEVVLVDIGLGPELGEPSIRQLDVVDIAAAWPVPGPEDDKYSQGVVGVAAGSATYPGAAVLTAGSAVRATAGMVRYAGHAADVVRTQWPEVIATGTVADAGRVQAWAVGPGIGTGSEGRDVVRYVLGRGLPVCADADATTIIAKSPDVLDARDPDTPLVLTPHAGEYERLMGAAPGPDRVKAARDASRRYNAVVLLKGYVTVIAAPDGRVAVNKPHGAWLATPGSGDVLSGLIGSLLAAGLDPWLAAAAAAHVHSLAGAIAARNAPTSSSALVHAIPEAIRAIRSLTP; this is translated from the coding sequence GTGCAGGGAATCTGGACCACGGAACGGATTCGCGAGGCGGAGGGGCGGTTGTTCGCCGTCACGCCCGAGGGCGAGCTGATGCGGCGCGCGTCGTTCGGGCTCGCCGTGCGGCTGGCGGAGTTCCTCGGCGAGCACACCGGCACGGTGTCGGGACGCCGGGTCGTCTTGCTGGTCGGCTCCGGTGACAACGGCGGCGACGCGTTGTGGGCCGGGGCTTTCCTGCGCCGCCGCGGAGTCGCCGTCACGGCTGTCCTGCTGGGTTCCCGGGCCCACGAGGCCGGACTCGCGGCGCTGCGGCGAGCCGGTGGCCGGGTGGTGTCCGGCGAGGACGGTCCACAGTGGATCGCGCGGGCGGACGTCGTGGTCGACGGGATCATCGGGATTTCGGGGCACGGTTCGCTGCGGCCGGACGCCGCGCGGCTGGTGTCCCTCGTCGAAGCGCCGATCGTCGCGGTCGACCTGCCCAGCGGCGTCGATCCGGACACCGGCGCCGTCGACGGCCCGGCGGTTCGCGCGGACCTGACGGTCACCTTCGGCGGCCGCAAGCCGGTGCACGTGCTGGCGCCGACGTGGTGCGGCGAGGTGGTGCTGGTCGACATCGGTCTCGGCCCGGAGCTGGGGGAGCCCTCGATCCGGCAGCTGGACGTCGTGGACATCGCCGCGGCCTGGCCGGTGCCGGGCCCGGAGGACGACAAGTACAGCCAGGGCGTGGTCGGTGTCGCGGCGGGCTCGGCGACGTACCCGGGCGCGGCGGTGCTGACGGCGGGCTCGGCGGTGCGCGCGACGGCCGGGATGGTCCGGTACGCGGGGCACGCGGCCGACGTCGTCCGCACGCAGTGGCCGGAGGTCATCGCGACAGGCACGGTCGCGGACGCTGGGCGCGTCCAGGCGTGGGCGGTCGGGCCCGGCATCGGCACGGGCTCGGAGGGCCGCGACGTCGTCCGGTACGTCCTGGGCCGCGGCTTGCCGGTGTGCGCGGACGCCGACGCGACGACGATCATCGCGAAGTCCCCGGACGTCCTCGACGCGCGCGACCCGGACACGCCGCTGGTCCTGACGCCGCACGCGGGTGAGTACGAGCGCCTGATGGGCGCCGCGCCGGGCCCTGACCGGGTGAAAGCCGCTCGCGACGCGTCGCGCCGGTACAACGCGGTGGTGCTGCTGAAGGGGTACGTCACGGTGATCGCGGCCCCGGACGGCCGGGTGGCGGTCAACAAGCCGCACGGCGCCTGGCTGGCCACGCCGGGGTCGGGCGACGTGCTGTCCGGCCTGATCGGCTCACTGCTGGCGGCCGGCTTGGACCCGTGGCTGGCCGCGGCCGCGGCGGCCCACGTGCACTCCCTGGCGGGCGCGATCGCGGCCCGGAACGCCCCGACGTCGTCCTCGGCCCTGGTCCACGCGATCCCGGAAGCGATCCGCGCGATCCGCTCCCTCACCCCCTGA
- a CDS encoding carboxyl transferase domain-containing protein, with product MSRRPAREVVEAISTGFEEFTTPLREEPADGPIDWPGYREARSAAEERTGEKESVVCGTAKIGDAEAVVIAFEFGFLGGSLGQRTGDRIEAAFAHARDVRLPVVSLIATGGSRMQQGMRALMQLQRVARAAARTRAAGVPQIAVLRDPTTGGGWATLGAGADVILALPEAQVGFAGSRVRPAGSPEAYTAEAKLEWGQVDAIVAPENLGAALERWLRLLTSRSNAAAPPPRALREAALPDTGWEAVQAARSPRRARAVEYLDAYFDWREDISGDRCGGVDPGVACGFGWRNGRTIAYAAQCGTPTLPSGFRTAARLVRLASRLAIPVLTMVDTPGAANDAAAEQAGAGGAIADLFEAVATAVAPVTTLVIGEGGSGGALAFAAPGSTWVTPDAYFSVTSPEAAAAILKRPASEVPELANQLRLRPQDLVQLGVARAVVSVQES from the coding sequence GTGAGTAGGCGGCCGGCGCGCGAGGTCGTCGAAGCGATTTCGACCGGCTTCGAGGAGTTCACGACGCCGTTGCGCGAGGAGCCCGCCGACGGGCCGATCGACTGGCCGGGCTACCGCGAAGCACGCTCCGCCGCCGAAGAGCGCACCGGCGAGAAGGAGTCGGTCGTCTGCGGGACGGCGAAGATCGGGGACGCCGAGGCCGTCGTGATCGCGTTCGAGTTCGGCTTCCTCGGCGGCTCGCTCGGCCAGCGCACCGGGGACCGGATCGAGGCGGCGTTCGCGCACGCCCGCGACGTCCGGCTGCCGGTGGTCTCGCTGATCGCGACCGGCGGCAGCCGCATGCAGCAGGGAATGCGCGCGCTCATGCAGCTGCAGCGGGTGGCCCGGGCGGCGGCGCGCACGCGCGCGGCGGGCGTCCCGCAGATCGCGGTGCTGCGCGACCCGACGACCGGCGGCGGCTGGGCGACGCTCGGCGCGGGCGCCGACGTCATCCTCGCGCTACCGGAGGCGCAGGTCGGCTTCGCGGGTTCGCGAGTGCGTCCCGCCGGTTCGCCCGAGGCCTACACGGCGGAGGCGAAGCTCGAGTGGGGCCAGGTCGACGCCATCGTCGCGCCGGAGAACCTCGGGGCGGCGCTGGAACGCTGGCTGCGGTTGCTGACGTCCCGGTCGAACGCCGCGGCGCCGCCGCCCCGGGCGCTGCGCGAGGCCGCGTTGCCGGACACGGGCTGGGAAGCGGTCCAGGCCGCGCGTTCCCCACGCCGGGCGAGGGCCGTCGAGTACCTGGACGCGTACTTCGACTGGCGCGAGGACATCAGCGGCGACCGCTGCGGCGGCGTCGACCCCGGCGTCGCGTGCGGCTTCGGCTGGCGCAACGGGAGGACGATCGCGTACGCGGCCCAGTGCGGCACGCCGACACTGCCGTCGGGCTTCCGCACGGCGGCGCGGTTGGTCCGGCTGGCGTCGCGGCTGGCGATCCCGGTGCTGACGATGGTCGACACCCCGGGCGCGGCCAACGACGCGGCGGCCGAGCAAGCAGGCGCGGGAGGCGCGATCGCGGACCTGTTCGAGGCGGTCGCGACGGCGGTCGCCCCGGTGACGACGCTGGTGATCGGCGAAGGCGGCTCCGGGGGCGCGCTGGCGTTCGCGGCGCCGGGCTCGACGTGGGTGACACCGGACGCGTACTTCTCGGTGACATCACCGGAAGCGGCGGCGGCGATCCTGAAACGTCCGGCCTCGGAGGTGCCCGAGCTGGCCAACCAGCTACGGCTGCGGCCGCAGGACCTGGTGCAGCTGGGCGTGGCCCGCGCGGTCGTCTCGGTGCAAGAGTCGTGA
- the glmS gene encoding glutamine--fructose-6-phosphate transaminase (isomerizing), translating to MCGIVGYVGHRPALDVVLGGLRRMEYRGYDSSGVAVLDGAGALNVERKAGRLANLEAELDKVGRDSFAGTAGMGHTRWATHGAPVDRNSHPHRDASQRVAVVHNGIIENFAALRAELEADGVEMASDTDSETAAHLIARAYTGGETAGDFAASVAAVCRRLEGAFTLVVTHADHSGTIVAARRSSPLVVGVGEGEHFVASDVSAFIEHTREAVELGQDQLVVITREGYEVTDFHGDAAQAKPFTVDWDLSAAEKGGHEYFMLKEIEEQPEALANTLRGHFDNGRIILDEQRISDQDLRDVDKVFVVACGSAYHSGLVAKYAIEHWCRLPVEVELASEFRYRDPVLDRATLVVAVSQSGETADTLEAVRHAREQKARVLAVCNTNGAQIPRESDAVLYTHAGPEIGVASTKAFLAQIAANYLVGLALAQARGTKYPDEVAREFAELEAMPAAVQKVLSTVDQVRDLGRRIADSKAVLFLGRHVGFPVALEGALKLKELAYMHAEGFAAGELKHGPIALIEEGLPVVVVMPSPKGRAVLHSKLVSNISEIQARGARTIVIAEEGDETVRPFADELIEIPAVPTLLQPLVSTVPLQVLAAEIARARGYDVDKPRNLAKSVTVE from the coding sequence GTGTGTGGAATCGTGGGATATGTCGGGCACCGCCCGGCTCTGGACGTCGTTCTCGGCGGGCTCCGGCGGATGGAGTACCGCGGTTACGACTCGTCCGGGGTCGCGGTCCTCGACGGCGCCGGCGCACTGAACGTCGAGCGCAAGGCCGGCCGGCTCGCCAACCTGGAAGCCGAGCTGGACAAGGTCGGTCGCGACAGCTTCGCCGGCACCGCCGGCATGGGCCACACCCGCTGGGCCACCCACGGTGCCCCGGTGGACCGCAACTCGCACCCGCACCGGGACGCCTCCCAGCGCGTCGCGGTCGTGCACAACGGCATCATCGAGAACTTCGCCGCCCTGCGCGCCGAGCTGGAAGCCGACGGCGTCGAGATGGCCAGCGACACCGACAGCGAGACCGCCGCGCACCTCATCGCGCGGGCCTACACCGGCGGCGAGACCGCCGGGGACTTCGCGGCCAGCGTCGCCGCCGTCTGCCGTCGCCTCGAAGGCGCGTTCACGCTGGTCGTGACGCACGCCGACCACTCCGGCACGATCGTCGCGGCGCGCCGGTCGTCGCCGCTGGTCGTCGGCGTCGGCGAGGGCGAGCACTTCGTCGCCTCCGACGTCTCCGCGTTCATCGAGCACACCCGCGAGGCCGTCGAGCTGGGGCAGGACCAGCTCGTCGTGATCACCCGCGAGGGCTACGAGGTCACCGACTTCCACGGCGACGCCGCCCAGGCGAAGCCGTTCACCGTCGACTGGGACCTGAGCGCCGCCGAAAAGGGCGGCCACGAGTACTTCATGCTCAAGGAGATCGAGGAGCAGCCCGAGGCGCTGGCGAACACCCTTCGCGGGCACTTCGACAACGGCCGGATCATCCTCGACGAGCAGCGCATCTCCGACCAGGACCTGCGCGACGTCGACAAGGTCTTCGTCGTCGCCTGCGGGTCGGCCTACCACTCCGGCCTGGTCGCCAAGTACGCCATCGAGCACTGGTGCCGCCTGCCGGTCGAGGTCGAGCTGGCCAGCGAGTTCCGCTACCGCGACCCGGTGCTCGACCGCGCGACGCTCGTCGTCGCCGTGTCGCAGTCCGGCGAGACGGCGGACACGCTGGAGGCCGTCCGCCACGCGCGCGAGCAGAAGGCGCGCGTGCTGGCCGTCTGCAACACCAACGGCGCGCAGATCCCGCGCGAGTCCGACGCGGTGCTCTACACCCACGCCGGGCCCGAGATCGGCGTCGCCTCGACGAAGGCGTTCCTCGCGCAGATCGCCGCCAACTACCTGGTCGGCCTGGCCCTGGCGCAGGCCCGCGGCACCAAGTACCCGGACGAGGTCGCCCGCGAGTTCGCCGAGCTGGAGGCCATGCCCGCGGCCGTCCAGAAGGTGCTGTCCACTGTGGACCAGGTGCGCGACCTCGGCCGCCGGATCGCCGACTCGAAGGCCGTGCTGTTCCTCGGCCGCCACGTCGGGTTCCCGGTCGCCCTCGAAGGCGCGCTGAAGCTCAAGGAACTCGCGTACATGCACGCCGAGGGCTTCGCCGCCGGCGAGCTCAAGCACGGCCCGATCGCGCTGATCGAGGAGGGCCTGCCCGTCGTCGTCGTGATGCCGTCGCCCAAGGGCCGCGCGGTGCTGCACTCGAAGCTGGTGTCGAACATCAGCGAGATCCAGGCACGCGGCGCGCGCACGATCGTGATCGCCGAAGAGGGTGACGAGACGGTCCGGCCGTTCGCGGACGAGCTGATCGAGATCCCCGCGGTGCCGACGCTGCTGCAGCCGCTGGTGTCCACGGTCCCGCTGCAGGTGCTGGCCGCGGAGATCGCCCGTGCTCGCGGGTACGACGTCGACAAGCCGCGTAACCTGGCGAAGTCTGTCACCGTCGAATAG
- a CDS encoding ABC transporter ATP-binding protein has product MASITYDKATRRYAGSDRPAVDALDLEIADGEFLVLVGPSGCGKSTSLRMLAGLEDIDDGAVWIGDRDVTQLPPRSRDIAMVFQNYALYPHMTVGQNMGFALKIAGRPASEIKQKVLDAAKLLDIEDYLDRKPKALSGGQRQRVAMGRAIVREPQVFLMDEPLSNLDAKLRVSTRTQIAALQRRLGVTTVYVTHDQVEAMTMGDRVAVLSDGLLQQCDTPRALYDKPANAFVAGFIGSPAMNLVTAKLTTDGAEVGGARVPLTREIIAAAEGDTVTLGFRPESLEVSATEDGTVPIKVELVEELGSDAYVYGKLAETDAEGTKSNVVARVDPRKPPAMGDTLHLRIRPDELHVFSATSGARLS; this is encoded by the coding sequence ATGGCTTCCATCACCTACGACAAGGCGACCCGGCGTTACGCCGGCAGCGACCGCCCGGCCGTCGACGCGCTGGACCTGGAGATCGCCGACGGCGAGTTCCTGGTGCTGGTCGGCCCGTCCGGCTGCGGCAAGTCGACCAGCCTGCGCATGCTCGCCGGCCTCGAGGACATCGACGACGGTGCCGTCTGGATCGGCGACCGCGACGTCACCCAGCTGCCGCCGCGTTCGCGTGACATCGCGATGGTGTTCCAGAACTACGCGCTCTACCCGCACATGACCGTCGGGCAGAACATGGGCTTCGCGCTGAAGATCGCCGGGCGCCCCGCGTCCGAGATCAAGCAGAAGGTGCTCGACGCGGCCAAGCTGCTCGACATCGAGGACTACCTCGACCGCAAGCCGAAGGCGCTCTCCGGTGGTCAGCGCCAGCGCGTCGCCATGGGCCGCGCGATCGTGCGCGAGCCGCAGGTCTTCCTGATGGACGAGCCGCTGTCGAACCTCGACGCGAAGCTGCGTGTCTCGACCCGTACGCAGATCGCCGCGCTCCAGCGCCGCCTCGGCGTCACCACGGTCTACGTGACGCACGACCAGGTCGAGGCCATGACGATGGGTGACCGCGTCGCCGTGCTGTCCGACGGCCTGCTGCAGCAGTGCGACACCCCGCGCGCGCTCTACGACAAGCCCGCGAACGCGTTCGTCGCCGGCTTCATCGGCTCGCCCGCGATGAACCTCGTCACCGCGAAGCTCACCACCGACGGCGCCGAGGTGGGCGGCGCGCGCGTGCCGCTGACCCGCGAGATCATCGCCGCCGCCGAGGGCGACACCGTGACGCTGGGCTTCCGGCCGGAGTCGCTCGAGGTGTCGGCCACCGAGGACGGCACCGTGCCGATCAAGGTGGAACTGGTCGAGGAGCTCGGTTCGGACGCCTACGTCTACGGCAAGCTCGCCGAGACCGACGCCGAGGGCACCAAGTCCAACGTCGTGGCCCGGGTCGACCCGCGCAAGCCGCCGGCCATGGGCGACACCCTGCACCTGCGGATCCGTCCCGACGAGCTGCACGTGTTCTCCGCCACGTCCGGGGCGCGCCTGTCCTGA
- a CDS encoding alpha/beta fold hydrolase: MTPSRRLLAIAGGVGAIATGTAAAAIVAAQQRRHSEDPYVDEPLGELKPDRMSTVAADDGTPLSVEEIDSDDGGKPELTVVGVHGFALSRRCFHFQRRDLATLRLPRVRQVYYDHRGHGLSGAASAENSTIEQLARDLDVVLRSVVPEGPIVLVGHSMGGMVIMELAAEFPQLFADRVAGVAFIATAAGEVGARGLPRSLLSKYNPLTRAAGGLAGWQPGLVEFVRAAGGQLTRQAVRRLAFGSRDVAPRLVDFMLEMLEVTPVRGLVNFVDTLGSHNRYAALAGLKTAEVLVIGGDSDRFTPFAHAERIASELPDAELVRVRGAGHMVLLEQPDLVTSYLIDLLQRCSGVDGEDPARRNWWWQR, translated from the coding sequence GTGACACCTTCACGTCGACTGCTGGCCATCGCCGGCGGGGTCGGGGCCATCGCCACCGGGACCGCCGCCGCCGCTATCGTCGCCGCGCAGCAGCGGCGGCACAGTGAGGACCCGTACGTGGACGAGCCGCTGGGGGAGCTGAAGCCGGACCGCATGTCCACGGTCGCGGCCGACGACGGCACCCCCCTGTCGGTCGAGGAGATCGATTCCGACGACGGCGGCAAGCCGGAACTGACCGTCGTGGGCGTGCACGGCTTCGCGCTTTCCCGGCGGTGCTTCCACTTCCAGCGCCGTGACCTCGCGACGCTCCGGCTGCCGCGGGTGCGTCAGGTCTACTACGACCACCGAGGCCACGGCCTGTCCGGCGCGGCGTCGGCGGAGAACTCGACGATCGAGCAGCTGGCCCGCGACCTCGACGTCGTGCTGCGGTCCGTGGTGCCGGAGGGGCCCATCGTGCTGGTGGGGCACTCGATGGGCGGCATGGTGATCATGGAGCTGGCCGCGGAGTTCCCCCAGCTGTTCGCGGACCGCGTGGCCGGTGTCGCCTTCATCGCGACGGCGGCGGGCGAAGTCGGGGCCCGCGGGCTGCCGCGTTCGCTGCTCTCGAAGTACAACCCGCTGACGCGCGCCGCCGGCGGCCTCGCCGGCTGGCAGCCGGGCTTGGTGGAGTTCGTCCGCGCGGCCGGCGGCCAGCTGACGCGGCAGGCGGTGCGCCGGCTGGCGTTCGGCAGCCGCGACGTCGCGCCCCGGCTCGTCGACTTCATGCTCGAGATGCTGGAAGTGACGCCGGTGCGCGGGCTGGTGAACTTCGTCGACACCCTCGGCAGCCACAACCGCTACGCGGCGCTGGCCGGGCTGAAGACGGCGGAAGTGCTGGTCATCGGCGGTGATTCGGACCGTTTCACGCCGTTCGCGCACGCCGAGCGGATCGCGTCCGAGCTGCCCGACGCGGAGCTGGTGCGCGTCCGCGGCGCCGGGCACATGGTGCTGCTGGAGCAGCCCGACCTGGTGACCAGCTACCTGATCGACTTACTGCAACGCTGTTCCGGTGTGGACGGCGAAGACCCGGCCCGGCGGAACTGGTGGTGGCAGCGTTGA